A window of the Polaribacter batillariae genome harbors these coding sequences:
- a CDS encoding low molecular weight protein-tyrosine-phosphatase has protein sequence MKKILMVCLGNICRSPLAQGILESKVNANTVFVDSAGTAAYHVGNLPDKRSIDVAKKYGINITNQSARKFTVKDFDTFDVIYAMDASNYQNIIALARNAEDKQKVKMILNESQPNENNSVPDPYYGGNQGFENVYKMLDEACEVIAKKYQN, from the coding sequence ATGAAAAAAATTTTAATGGTTTGTTTGGGTAACATTTGTCGTTCGCCATTGGCACAAGGTATTTTAGAATCTAAAGTAAATGCAAACACTGTTTTTGTAGATTCTGCAGGTACTGCAGCCTATCATGTTGGCAATCTTCCAGATAAACGTTCTATAGATGTTGCTAAAAAATACGGAATTAATATTACCAACCAAAGCGCTAGAAAATTTACCGTAAAAGATTTCGATACTTTCGACGTTATCTATGCAATGGATGCCAGCAATTACCAAAATATTATTGCGTTGGCTAGAAATGCAGAAGACAAACAAAAAGTAAAAATGATTTTAAACGAATCGCAACCTAACGAAAATAATTCGGTTCCAGACCCATATTATGGAGGAAACCAAGGTTTCGAAAATGTGTATAAAATGTTAGATGAAGCTTGCGAAGTTATCGCAAAAAAATATCAAAATTAA
- a CDS encoding SAM-dependent methyltransferase, with protein MFGKLYLIPTTLGDTEPLEVMPLSVKKVVEEIDFYIVENEKSARRFIKKISPKKSQPSLHIMLLDKYAEELETTKYLDVCKEGKNVGLLSEAGVPAIADPGASIVKLAHENNIRVVPLVGPSSILMAMMSSGMNGQNFAFNGYIPIDKSERKRVIKELEKLSKDKNQSQIFIETPYRNEKMFADLKATLAPTTNLCIAADITLPTEYIKSMSVLNWKRHTPDLHKKPAIFIIQK; from the coding sequence ATGTTTGGTAAACTCTATTTAATTCCTACAACTTTAGGCGATACAGAACCTTTGGAGGTAATGCCATTATCAGTAAAAAAGGTAGTAGAAGAAATTGATTTTTATATTGTTGAAAACGAAAAATCTGCAAGAAGATTTATAAAGAAAATTTCTCCAAAAAAATCGCAACCCAGTTTACATATAATGTTGCTAGATAAATATGCAGAAGAATTGGAAACAACTAAATATTTAGACGTTTGTAAAGAAGGAAAAAATGTTGGTTTGCTTTCGGAAGCAGGCGTTCCTGCCATTGCAGATCCTGGCGCAAGTATTGTTAAATTAGCACACGAAAACAACATTCGGGTGGTTCCTTTAGTTGGTCCTTCTTCTATTTTAATGGCAATGATGAGCTCTGGAATGAATGGACAAAATTTCGCATTTAATGGATATATTCCTATAGACAAAAGTGAAAGGAAAAGGGTAATAAAAGAGTTAGAAAAGCTTTCTAAAGATAAAAATCAATCTCAAATATTTATAGAAACTCCTTACAGAAACGAGAAAATGTTTGCAGATTTAAAAGCAACATTGGCACCAACTACAAATTTATGTATTGCTGCAGACATTACATTACCAACAGAATACATAAAATCGATGTCTGTTCTAAATTGGAAACGTCACACACCAGATTTACATAAAAAACCAGCAATTTTTATTATTCAAAAATAA
- a CDS encoding peptidoglycan-binding protein LysM produces MKNKFILFGIVFIFINATSVGKKKISAKEISKTKTIAFPKLIDNSILYLPKDFMAFKEAVAFKESQGKYTVVNTLGYLGKYQFGRSTLERFRIYNTQAFLNNPELQERAFVALCKVNKWILRKDIKRSVGKTINGVKITESGILAAAHLSGAGNVKKFLRSNGKYRFSDAYGATIQSYLKKFGGYNVSNIVADKNAQV; encoded by the coding sequence ATCAAAAATAAATTTATTTTATTCGGTATTGTTTTCATTTTTATCAACGCAACAAGTGTAGGTAAAAAAAAGATTTCGGCAAAAGAAATCTCTAAAACAAAAACAATTGCTTTTCCTAAGCTTATAGACAATTCTATTCTATACCTTCCAAAAGATTTTATGGCATTTAAAGAAGCTGTGGCTTTTAAAGAATCGCAAGGAAAATACACAGTCGTAAATACTTTGGGTTATTTAGGGAAATATCAGTTCGGGCGCAGCACTTTAGAGCGCTTTAGAATTTACAACACGCAAGCATTTTTAAACAATCCAGAGTTACAAGAAAGAGCATTTGTTGCTTTATGTAAGGTAAACAAGTGGATTTTAAGAAAAGACATTAAGCGTTCTGTTGGTAAAACCATCAACGGAGTTAAAATTACTGAATCTGGAATTTTAGCAGCGGCACATTTAAGTGGTGCTGGAAACGTAAAAAAATTCTTACGAAGTAATGGAAAATACCGTTTTTCTGATGCTTATGGAGCCACCATACAATCCTATTTAAAAAAGTTTGGAGGTTATAACGTTTCTAATATTGTAGCCGATAAAAACGCGCAAGTTTAA
- a CDS encoding DUF2279 domain-containing protein, translated as MIFQIKKHCLCLALFFYSIIGLSQESSFLKKSDTLNKQRRNAVIITESVLAGGALLALNELWYKNHERSNFHFTNDNAEWKQMDKIGHFMTSYYVGKIGMEVLDWAGVSKKNQLIYGATYGFTFLTAVEILDGFSKEWGASTGDILANATGTGFLIAQELLWKEQRITVKYSFNKTEFAKKRPNTLGKNYLQQALKDYNGQTYWLSANIWSFKKESSFPKWLNVAFGYGADGMLYGETKPTNPLPQSPYRQFYLSLDLDLTKINTKSKFLKSVFSVVNFIKIPAPTLEINTKGQIKFHYLYF; from the coding sequence ATGATTTTTCAAATTAAAAAGCATTGTCTTTGTCTTGCATTATTCTTCTACTCTATTATTGGGCTTTCTCAAGAATCTTCTTTTTTAAAAAAATCGGACACTTTAAATAAACAAAGAAGAAATGCTGTAATTATTACCGAAAGTGTTTTGGCTGGTGGAGCTCTATTGGCACTAAACGAACTTTGGTACAAAAACCACGAACGCTCGAATTTTCATTTTACAAACGACAATGCAGAATGGAAACAAATGGATAAAATTGGCCATTTTATGACTTCTTATTATGTTGGCAAAATTGGTATGGAAGTTTTAGATTGGGCTGGTGTTTCTAAAAAAAATCAGCTTATTTATGGAGCAACTTACGGCTTTACTTTTCTTACAGCTGTAGAAATTTTAGACGGTTTTTCGAAAGAATGGGGCGCTTCTACTGGCGATATTTTAGCAAATGCAACAGGAACAGGTTTTTTAATAGCACAAGAATTACTTTGGAAAGAACAACGAATTACTGTAAAATACTCTTTCAATAAAACTGAATTCGCAAAAAAGCGCCCCAATACATTGGGTAAAAATTATTTACAACAAGCTTTAAAAGATTACAATGGCCAAACCTATTGGCTTTCTGCAAATATTTGGTCTTTTAAGAAAGAAAGTTCGTTTCCAAAATGGTTAAATGTTGCTTTTGGATATGGAGCAGATGGTATGCTATATGGCGAAACCAAACCCACAAACCCTTTACCACAAAGCCCTTACAGGCAATTTTACTTGAGTTTAGATTTAGATTTAACAAAAATCAATACAAAATCGAAATTCTTAAAATCGGTCTTTTCTGTTGTTAATTTCATAAAAATTCCTGCTCCAACTCTAGAAATTAATACCAAAGGTCAAATAAAATTTCATTATCTGTATTTTTAA
- a CDS encoding GNAT family N-acetyltransferase: MKFNFKSFPELKTERLLLRKANFNDVKAVFDLRSCKEINKFVATKRVLSLNEAKSFIHTCDKLYNEENRIFWLIEYKNEVIGSLVLHRISLKDKYAEIGYKLKPAFQQKGFMSEVLEEILNFAFKKVNLKTIEAFTHKNNKASIALLEKYRFKFQPKKKDKSFKHNRIFKLEEN, translated from the coding sequence ATGAAATTCAATTTTAAATCTTTTCCTGAATTAAAAACAGAACGCCTTTTACTTCGTAAAGCTAATTTTAACGACGTAAAAGCTGTTTTCGATTTACGTTCCTGTAAAGAAATAAATAAATTTGTGGCGACAAAAAGAGTTCTAAGTCTTAATGAAGCGAAAAGTTTTATACACACTTGCGACAAACTTTATAACGAAGAAAATCGTATTTTTTGGTTAATTGAATATAAAAACGAAGTTATTGGTAGTCTTGTTTTACATAGAATTTCTTTAAAAGATAAATATGCCGAAATTGGTTACAAACTAAAACCTGCATTTCAACAAAAAGGTTTTATGAGTGAGGTGCTAGAAGAAATTTTAAATTTTGCATTTAAAAAAGTAAATTTAAAAACCATTGAAGCTTTTACCCACAAAAATAATAAGGCTTCAATTGCTTTGTTAGAAAAGTATCGTTTTAAGTTTCAACCTAAAAAAAAAGACAAGAGTTTTAAACATAATCGAATTTTTAAATTAGAAGAAAACTAA
- a CDS encoding putative quinol monooxygenase: MFVRIVKMSFYSKNVSEFLAIFEEKKHFIRNFEGCKLLELYQDKVNPEIFFTYSYWENEQDLENYRNSKLFKSVWAKTKVLFNEKPEAWSVDKKVCLQ, encoded by the coding sequence ATGTTTGTAAGAATTGTAAAAATGAGTTTTTACTCGAAAAATGTCTCTGAATTTTTGGCTATTTTTGAAGAAAAAAAGCACTTTATTCGAAATTTCGAAGGTTGCAAATTGCTAGAATTGTATCAAGATAAAGTAAACCCAGAAATATTTTTTACCTATTCTTATTGGGAAAATGAACAAGACTTAGAAAATTATAGAAACTCTAAACTTTTTAAATCTGTTTGGGCAAAAACCAAAGTTTTATTTAATGAGAAACCAGAAGCTTGGAGTGTAGATAAAAAGGTTTGTTTGCAATAG
- a CDS encoding SAM hydrolase/SAM-dependent halogenase family protein — translation MSLITLTTDFGTKDHFVGAVKGAIYSELENAKIVDITHQITPFNITETAYILKNSYKSFPKGTIHIVGVDSELSEENKHIALELDGHFFVCPDNGLISMIASEIHPTKIVEINIHDRIESSFPVLDVFVQVACFIARGGNLTVIGKEITEFKKLIEIQPKVNQAQNQIIGGVIYIDNYGNVITNISKKMFNDIGKGRAFQITARRYSFHKIFTKYNEITQNSSLDSYQFDGQKLAIFNAAGFLEIAIYRSNLQTVGGASSLLGLEYRDAIFIEFINESKPDFSPLS, via the coding sequence ATGTCTTTAATTACTTTAACTACAGATTTTGGAACCAAAGACCACTTTGTGGGTGCTGTAAAAGGTGCTATTTATTCTGAGTTAGAAAATGCTAAAATTGTTGATATAACTCACCAAATTACCCCTTTTAACATTACAGAAACGGCATATATTTTAAAAAACTCTTACAAAAGCTTTCCAAAAGGAACCATACATATTGTTGGTGTTGATTCGGAATTGAGCGAAGAAAATAAACATATTGCTTTGGAATTGGATGGGCATTTTTTTGTGTGCCCAGATAATGGTTTAATTTCTATGATTGCTTCTGAAATTCATCCTACTAAAATTGTTGAAATAAATATTCACGATCGTATAGAAAGTAGTTTCCCGGTTTTAGATGTTTTTGTGCAAGTAGCTTGTTTTATTGCTAGGGGTGGAAATTTAACAGTAATTGGAAAAGAAATTACCGAATTTAAAAAATTAATAGAAATTCAACCTAAAGTAAACCAAGCCCAAAATCAAATAATTGGTGGCGTTATTTATATCGATAATTACGGAAATGTAATTACAAACATTAGCAAAAAAATGTTTAATGATATTGGTAAAGGAAGGGCTTTTCAAATAACTGCTAGACGTTATTCTTTTCATAAAATTTTTACAAAATATAACGAAATAACTCAAAACAGCTCTCTTGATAGTTACCAATTTGATGGCCAAAAACTAGCGATTTTTAATGCGGCAGGTTTTTTAGAAATTGCTATTTATAGAAGTAATTTACAGACTGTTGGTGGTGCTTCTTCTCTTTTAGGGTTAGAGTATAGAGATGCTATTTTTATAGAATTTATAAATGAATCGAAACCAGATTTTTCTCCTTTATCTTAA
- a CDS encoding PhoH family protein, whose product MNERIIELTEINPGEFFGAHNSTVEQLKRYFPKIKIVARGSKMKIYGESELLDEFEIRIERLIKYYNRYNKLDENSIERILTSSGNEEKTAASKKAKDVLVHGVSGRLIKPQTENQRKMVGLMEKNDMLFAVGPAGTGKTYTAVALAVKALKEKEVRRIILTRPAVESGENLGFLPGDLKEKLDPYMQPLYDALRDMIPHEKLESHLEKGIIQIAPLAFMRGRTLDNAFVILDEAQNTTHNQMKMFLTRMGKNAKFIITGDPGQIDLPRKQVSGLKESLLALKDIDGIAQIYLDDKDVVRHRLVKKIITAYKSIETE is encoded by the coding sequence TTGAACGAACGTATTATAGAACTAACAGAAATTAATCCTGGAGAGTTTTTTGGCGCACACAATAGCACTGTAGAACAGCTTAAAAGATATTTTCCTAAAATTAAAATTGTTGCACGAGGCTCTAAAATGAAGATTTATGGAGAGTCTGAACTTTTAGATGAATTCGAAATTCGAATCGAAAGACTAATAAAGTATTATAACAGGTATAATAAATTAGATGAAAATAGCATCGAGCGCATTTTAACATCTTCTGGAAACGAAGAAAAAACCGCAGCATCTAAAAAAGCAAAAGATGTTTTAGTACATGGCGTTAGTGGAAGATTGATAAAACCACAAACAGAAAACCAACGTAAAATGGTGGGTTTGATGGAAAAAAACGACATGCTTTTTGCGGTTGGTCCTGCAGGAACTGGCAAAACCTATACAGCTGTAGCTTTAGCTGTAAAAGCATTAAAAGAAAAAGAAGTACGTAGAATAATTTTAACAAGACCAGCAGTAGAATCTGGAGAAAATTTAGGTTTTTTACCTGGAGATTTAAAAGAAAAACTAGACCCATACATGCAACCTTTGTATGATGCTTTAAGAGACATGATTCCTCACGAAAAGTTAGAATCTCATTTAGAAAAAGGCATTATTCAAATTGCACCTTTGGCATTTATGCGTGGTAGAACATTAGACAATGCTTTTGTTATTTTAGACGAAGCACAAAATACAACCCACAATCAAATGAAAATGTTTTTAACAAGAATGGGTAAAAATGCCAAATTTATTATTACAGGAGATCCAGGGCAAATAGATTTGCCAAGAAAACAAGTCTCGGGCTTAAAAGAATCTTTATTAGCTTTAAAAGATATCGATGGAATTGCACAGATATATTTAGACGATAAAGATGTAGTTAGACACAGATTGGTAAAGAAAATTATTACAGCATACAAAAGTATAGAAACGGAATGA
- a CDS encoding phosphoribosylaminoimidazolesuccinocarboxamide synthase, translated as MNTINETNFKFPNQKSVYKGKVREVYNINNELLVMIATDRLSAFDVILPRQIPFKGQILNQIATKMMNDTADIVPNWLIANPDENVAVGHLCEPFKVEMVIRGYLSGHAAREYQLGKRVLCGVKMPEDLKENDKFPLPIITPSTKAENGEHDEDISREDILKNNIVSEEDYLILEDYTRKLFERGTEIAAKRGLILVDTKYEFGKTKEGKIVLIDEIHTPDSSRYFYAEGYQERQEKEEPQKQLSKEFVRQWLIENGFQGKENQQIPEMSDEKVIEISNRYIELYEQITGETFVKASTENVLKRIEKNVNSFLKSN; from the coding sequence ATGAATACAATTAACGAAACGAATTTTAAGTTTCCGAATCAAAAATCTGTTTACAAAGGAAAAGTAAGAGAAGTTTATAATATAAATAACGAACTTCTGGTAATGATTGCCACAGACAGATTGTCTGCTTTCGATGTAATTTTACCACGTCAAATTCCTTTTAAAGGTCAAATTTTGAATCAAATTGCCACAAAAATGATGAATGATACTGCTGATATTGTTCCAAATTGGTTGATTGCAAATCCAGATGAAAACGTAGCAGTAGGTCATTTATGTGAACCATTTAAAGTAGAAATGGTAATTCGAGGGTATTTATCGGGTCATGCAGCTCGCGAATACCAATTAGGAAAAAGAGTTTTGTGTGGTGTTAAAATGCCAGAAGACTTAAAAGAAAACGATAAATTTCCTTTACCCATCATTACACCTTCTACAAAAGCAGAAAACGGAGAACATGATGAAGATATTTCTCGTGAAGACATTTTAAAAAACAACATTGTTTCGGAAGAAGATTATTTAATTTTAGAAGATTATACAAGAAAACTTTTTGAAAGAGGTACAGAAATAGCCGCAAAAAGAGGCCTAATTTTAGTAGATACTAAATACGAATTCGGAAAAACAAAAGAAGGTAAAATTGTTTTAATCGACGAAATTCATACACCAGATTCTTCACGATATTTCTATGCAGAAGGCTATCAAGAAAGACAAGAAAAAGAAGAACCACAAAAACAATTATCAAAAGAATTTGTAAGACAATGGTTAATTGAAAATGGTTTTCAAGGAAAAGAAAACCAGCAAATACCAGAAATGTCTGACGAAAAAGTCATAGAAATTTCAAATAGATATATAGAATTATACGAACAAATTACAGGAGAAACTTTTGTAAAAGCTTCCACAGAAAATGTTTTAAAGAGAATAGAAAAGAATGTAAATTCTTTTTTGAAATCTAATTAG
- the fabV gene encoding enoyl-ACP reductase FabV: MIIEPRTRGFICLTAHPTGCAQNVKNQIAYVKSKGAIDGAKKVLVIGCSTGFGLASRITSAFGSNAATIGVFFDKAPTEGRPGSPGYYNTAAFEKEAHAAGLYAKSINGDAFSNEIKQQVVNLIKKDLGQVDLVIYSLASPVRTHPDTGKRYKSVLKPIGEVFTNKTVDFHTGKVSEISINPAEGDDIENTVTVMGGEDWQMWMDVLKTENLLSKNAITVAYSYIGPDITKPVYRNGTIGAAKDHLEATAFKITDHLKSIEGKAYVSVNKALVTQASSAIPVIPLYISLLYKVMKEKGIHEGCIEQIERLYSERLFTDEEIPLDEKGRIRIDDWEMYNDVQEEVAALWKMATTENLSEIGDLEGYSNDFYNLFGFKVPGVDYNKDVNEMVEIPSEK; the protein is encoded by the coding sequence ATGATTATAGAACCAAGAACAAGAGGCTTTATTTGTTTAACAGCACATCCAACAGGTTGTGCACAAAATGTAAAAAATCAAATAGCATACGTAAAATCGAAAGGAGCAATAGATGGCGCTAAAAAAGTGTTGGTTATTGGCTGTTCTACAGGTTTTGGTTTGGCAAGTAGAATTACCAGTGCTTTCGGTTCTAATGCAGCAACTATTGGTGTGTTTTTCGACAAAGCTCCTACCGAAGGAAGACCAGGTTCGCCAGGTTATTACAACACAGCAGCTTTCGAAAAAGAAGCACATGCAGCAGGTTTGTATGCAAAAAGTATCAATGGCGATGCTTTTTCAAACGAAATAAAACAACAAGTTGTAAACTTGATAAAAAAAGATTTAGGTCAAGTCGATTTGGTAATTTACAGTTTGGCTTCACCAGTAAGAACGCATCCAGATACAGGAAAAAGATACAAATCGGTTTTAAAACCAATAGGAGAAGTTTTTACAAATAAAACAGTCGATTTTCATACAGGAAAAGTGTCAGAAATTTCAATAAACCCTGCAGAAGGAGATGATATCGAAAACACAGTAACTGTAATGGGAGGTGAAGATTGGCAAATGTGGATGGATGTCTTAAAAACAGAAAACTTGCTTTCTAAAAATGCCATTACAGTTGCATACTCTTATATTGGTCCAGATATTACCAAACCTGTATATAGAAACGGAACCATTGGCGCAGCAAAAGATCATTTAGAAGCAACCGCTTTTAAAATTACCGATCATTTAAAATCAATTGAAGGAAAAGCCTATGTTTCTGTAAATAAAGCATTGGTAACACAAGCAAGTTCTGCAATTCCAGTAATTCCTTTGTACATTTCTTTGTTGTATAAAGTGATGAAAGAAAAAGGAATTCATGAAGGTTGTATCGAGCAAATAGAACGTTTGTACAGCGAAAGATTATTTACAGACGAAGAAATTCCTTTAGATGAAAAAGGAAGAATAAGAATCGACGATTGGGAAATGTATAACGATGTGCAAGAAGAAGTTGCAGCACTTTGGAAAATGGCAACAACCGAAAATTTATCTGAAATTGGAGATTTAGAAGGATATAGCAACGATTTTTATAATTTATTCGGTTTTAAAGTTCCTGGAGTAGATTATAACAAAGATGTAAACGAAATGGTAGAAATTCCAAGTGAAAAATAA